From one Perca flavescens isolate YP-PL-M2 chromosome 4, PFLA_1.0, whole genome shotgun sequence genomic stretch:
- the LOC114554555 gene encoding transmembrane and coiled-coil domains protein 1 — MFGSSDNIASLKDLDETQVDEDVGSGETRVLRTGQLQSSPKYGCDDDDDDDDDDDTTSGSEGIPSSRDNTPDHAQASEFNAILHEIQELRENKGQLEECLENLKYYHQRDYTVIVEALQEERYRSERLEEQLNDLTELHQNEIFNLQEELASMEEKTAYHFYGRATDIHEALKTCQTRLFKMEHQQQVVQLEGLENGTARTLLGKLINVLLAVMAVILVFVSTVANCVIPLMKTYSRILSTMFFVVLVSFLWRHWDAISEYPNHFCTLLEKRNNQ, encoded by the exons ATGTTTGGCAGCAGTGATAACATTGCATCCCTGAAAGACTTGGATGAAACCCAGGTAGATGAGGATGTTGGCTCTGGGGAAACGAGGGTCCTGAGGACAGGGCAGCTGCAGTCCAGCCCGAAGTATggctgtgatgatgatgatgatgatgatgatgatgatgatactaCGTCTGGTTCTGAAGGAATCCCTAGCTCCAGGGACAATACACCCGACCATGCCCAGGCATCAGAATTTAATGCTATACTCCATGAAATACAAGAGCTCAGGGAAAACAAAGGCCAACTTGAGGAATGCTTGGAAAACTTAAAATACTATCATCAACGAGACTACACAGTGATTGTGGAGGCCCTACAAGAGGAGCGATACAG GAGTGAACGTTTAGAAGAACAGCTCAATGACTTGACAGAACTGCACCAGAATGAAATTTTTAACTTGCAAGAGGAACTAGCCAGCATGGAGGAGAAGACTGCTTATCACTTTTACGGCAGAGCAACAGATATTCAT GAGGCGCTGAAGACATGTCAGACACGTCTGTTCAAGATGGAGCATCAACAGCAGGTGGTGCAGCTTGAAGGCTTGGAGAATGGCACAGCACGGACTCTTCTTGGAAAACTAATCAATGTGCTGCTGGCTGTTATGGCAGTCATTTTAGTGTTTGTGTCCACAGTGGCTAACTGTGTCATCCCTTTAATGAAAACATACAGCCGCATCCTTTCTACAATGTTTTTTGTAGTTCTTGTCTCCTTCCTCTGGAGGCACTGGGATGCCATTTCAGAATATCCTAATCACTTTTGCACTCTTCTTGAAAAGAGAAACAATCAATAA
- the h1m gene encoding linker histone H1M, with amino-acid sequence MPPKRAAATAAAAAAAAAAAAAAAAASADPPAPSSSEAPEEEKKTDAAALRKLTAHPSTAVMVKEALKELDSRKGVSFQAIQNYIKQKYPSVDLVRLKHFVRRALKKGLETGTLVRPANSTATTGAQGKFRLAPVKEAKPKAENVDPNVQKAAKDGAKKLKKTGTTKKGTAKEAKSPGTAKEAKSPDSAKEEASSPEVPPKRSKKEKEAATSKAAPAKKPKAKKVDVEASDSAETKVAKTTKEAKAGNATRSKAAKAGSDAPAAKATGKRGKKTAE; translated from the exons ATGCCTCCTAAAAGGgcggcagcaacagcagcagcagcagcagcagcagcagcagcagcagcagcagcagcagcagcctctgcTGATCCACCTGCGCCGTCCTCCAGTGAAGCTccggaggaagagaaaaaaacag ATGCTGCGGCGCTGCGCAAACTTACAGCCCATCCCTCCACAGCAGTGATGGTGAAAGAAGCGCTTAAGGAGTTGGACTCGCGCAAAGGGGTTTCATTCCAAGCGATACAGaattacattaaacaaaaatacCCCTCGGTGGATTTGGTAAGGCTGAAGCACTTCGTCCGTAGAGCCCTGAAAAAAGGACTGGAGACTGGCACGTTAGTGCGTCCTGCTAACTCTACGGCCACTACAGGCGCACAGGGAAAGTTTAGG CTTGCACCAGTCAAGGAGGCAAAGCCCAAAGCTGAGAACGTGGATCCCAATGTGCAAAAGGCAGCCAAGGATGGAGCCAAGAAGTTGAAAAAAACTG GTACCACGAAGAAAGGCACTGCCAAAGAGGCAAAGTCACCAGGCACTGCCAAAGAGGCAAAGTCACCAGACTCTGCCAAAGAGGAGGCTTCGTCACCAGAG GTGCCTCCCAAAAGGtctaagaaagaaaaagaagctgCTACCTCAAAGGCTGCTCCAGCAAAGAAGCCAAAAGCTAAAAAGGTTGATGTGGAAGCATCTGATTCAGCTGAAACTAAAGTAGCAAAGACCACCAAGGAGGCAAAGGCAGGAAATGCGACTCGGAGCAAGGCTGCTAAAGCAGGCAGCGATGCCCCTGCTGCTAAAGCAACTGGGAAAAGAGGAAAGAAGACTGCAGAAtaa